A section of the Halostella salina genome encodes:
- a CDS encoding metallophosphoesterase family protein — MRLGVISDIHGNRVALHTVLDDMPPVDGLVCAGDVVGYNPWHADCVAAVRERDVPTVMGNHDRAVATGTAFRFNSMAGAGVEHARETLSDDQVGWLAALPDERVEYDGQVKIVHGHPDDPDRYTYPDQFSPRLLGEEDALIMGHTHVQGHEQYEEGIVMNPGSVGQPRDGDPRAAYAVLDLDALTVEEHRVEYDIGAVQDAVADADLPRKIGARLEKGR, encoded by the coding sequence ATGCGACTGGGCGTCATCTCCGACATCCACGGCAACCGCGTCGCCCTGCACACGGTGCTCGACGACATGCCGCCCGTCGACGGGCTGGTCTGTGCCGGCGACGTGGTCGGCTACAACCCCTGGCACGCCGACTGCGTCGCGGCGGTGCGCGAGCGGGACGTGCCGACAGTGATGGGCAACCACGACCGTGCGGTGGCGACGGGCACCGCGTTCCGGTTCAACAGCATGGCGGGGGCGGGCGTCGAGCACGCCCGGGAGACGCTGTCGGACGACCAAGTCGGGTGGCTCGCGGCGCTCCCCGACGAGCGTGTGGAGTACGACGGGCAGGTGAAGATCGTTCACGGCCACCCGGACGACCCGGACCGCTACACGTACCCCGACCAGTTCTCGCCGCGCCTGCTGGGCGAGGAGGACGCCCTGATCATGGGCCACACCCACGTCCAAGGTCACGAGCAGTACGAGGAGGGGATCGTCATGAACCCCGGCAGCGTCGGCCAGCCCCGCGACGGCGACCCGCGGGCGGCGTACGCGGTGCTCGACCTCGACGCGCTGACAGTCGAGGAGCATCGGGTCGAGTACGACATCGGGGCCGTACAGGACGCCGTCGCGGACGCCGACCTGCCGCGCAAGATCGGCGCGCGACTGGAGAAAGGGCGGTGA
- a CDS encoding IMP cyclohydrolase translates to MYLGRFVVVGPDVAAYRVSSRSFPNRRIDRREGALTVGPTEDAPETDNPYIAYNCVRTVDDAAVLGNGSHVDPITEKLGLGYPARDALAAALLSLDYEKDDYDTPRVAGVLDGEGAYVGVVRKDALLVERVTEPTLVATYEKNSPEAFDFAAEDAPAAARKAYDLDFEHAVCAAGVARTDDGFETAMVNGDG, encoded by the coding sequence ATGTACCTCGGACGCTTCGTCGTCGTCGGCCCGGACGTGGCCGCGTACCGCGTCTCCTCCCGCTCGTTCCCGAACCGCCGGATCGACCGCCGCGAGGGCGCGCTGACGGTCGGCCCGACCGAGGACGCCCCGGAGACGGACAACCCCTACATCGCGTACAACTGCGTGCGCACCGTCGACGACGCGGCGGTCCTGGGCAACGGCTCGCACGTCGACCCGATCACCGAGAAACTCGGACTGGGCTACCCCGCTCGCGACGCGCTGGCCGCGGCGCTGCTCTCGCTTGACTACGAGAAGGACGATTACGACACGCCCCGCGTAGCGGGCGTCCTCGACGGCGAGGGCGCGTACGTCGGCGTCGTCCGGAAGGACGCCCTGCTCGTCGAGCGCGTGACCGAACCGACGCTGGTGGCGACCTACGAGAAGAACAGTCCGGAAGCGTTCGACTTCGCGGCGGAGGACGCCCCCGCCGCCGCCCGGAAAGCGTACGACCTCGACTTCGAGCACGCCGTCTGCGCCGCCGGCGTGGCGCGGACCGACGACGGGTTCGAGACCGCAATGGTCAACGGCGACGGGTAG
- a CDS encoding homing endonuclease associated repeat-containing protein, translating into MTTEADCLAALREAARELGESPTKAQYEALGLTPASATILRVMGSWNDAKEAAGLETFEQGSLNEGEVQPKPDDVDLSDEEWRELSGYQRWYRKNRESEIRKKDRRRAELRRWLHVYKRDSCVCERCGEGSPACLDFHHPGEKDIGVSTMIVYGYSKENIRDEIDRCTVLCANCHRKEHYSVPAGVESTVE; encoded by the coding sequence GTGACGACCGAAGCGGACTGCCTCGCGGCGCTTCGCGAGGCCGCGCGGGAACTCGGCGAGTCGCCGACCAAAGCACAGTACGAGGCGTTGGGGTTGACACCCGCGTCCGCGACGATCTTGCGCGTCATGGGTAGCTGGAACGACGCCAAGGAAGCCGCCGGCCTCGAAACGTTCGAACAGGGGTCGTTGAACGAGGGCGAGGTGCAGCCGAAACCGGACGATGTCGATCTGTCCGACGAGGAATGGCGCGAACTGTCCGGCTATCAACGATGGTACCGAAAGAACCGCGAGTCGGAGATCCGGAAGAAGGACCGCCGACGTGCGGAACTCCGCCGGTGGCTACACGTGTACAAGCGGGACAGCTGTGTCTGCGAGCGCTGCGGCGAGGGAAGTCCGGCCTGTCTCGATTTCCACCATCCCGGGGAGAAAGATATCGGGGTCTCGACAATGATCGTGTACGGGTACTCGAAGGAAAACATCAGAGACGAGATCGACCGGTGTACCGTTCTCTGTGCGAACTGCCACCGCAAGGAACACTACTCCGTCCCTGCCGGGGTCGAGTCCACCGTCGAATAG
- a CDS encoding glucose 1-dehydrogenase, with protein MPAAVVTGSSRGIGKAIALRFAADGYDMAVNYHTNEGAARAVADAVAERGQEAVVVGADVSDPEDAARLVDRTADAFGGVDHVVNNAGIDQHVYTEDLDPADFDRVMDVNVNSAFAVTKAALPHLRDSDDDPSVTAISSILAHTGAPIEAHYAASKGALLSLVRSHAADFAPDVRVNAVAPGHVETDMTADRTPEEKREELADIPLERFGRPEEIADAVAYLRDAGFVTGETLNVNGGEEMR; from the coding sequence ATGCCAGCAGCAGTCGTCACCGGGTCGTCGCGGGGGATCGGGAAGGCAATCGCGCTCCGCTTCGCCGCGGACGGCTACGATATGGCGGTGAACTACCACACGAACGAGGGCGCAGCCCGGGCCGTCGCCGACGCCGTCGCCGAGCGCGGGCAGGAAGCGGTCGTCGTGGGCGCTGACGTGTCGGACCCCGAGGATGCGGCGCGGCTCGTCGACCGGACCGCCGACGCGTTCGGCGGCGTCGACCACGTCGTCAACAACGCCGGGATCGACCAGCACGTCTACACCGAGGACCTCGATCCCGCGGACTTCGACCGCGTGATGGACGTGAACGTCAACTCCGCGTTCGCCGTCACGAAGGCCGCCCTGCCGCACCTCCGCGACTCCGACGACGACCCCTCGGTGACGGCCATCTCCTCGATACTGGCCCACACCGGCGCGCCGATCGAAGCCCACTACGCCGCCTCGAAGGGCGCGCTGCTCTCGCTGGTCCGGAGCCACGCCGCGGACTTCGCGCCCGACGTCCGGGTCAACGCCGTCGCACCCGGCCACGTCGAGACCGACATGACCGCCGACCGCACCCCCGAGGAGAAGCGCGAGGAGCTGGCCGACATCCCCCTGGAGCGGTTCGGCCGGCCAGAGGAGATCGCCGACGCCGTCGCGTATCTCCGTGACGCCGGCTTCGTCACTGGCGAGACGCTGAACGTCAACGGCGGCGAGGAGATGCGGTAG